Proteins encoded by one window of Collimonas fungivorans:
- a CDS encoding pilin, which produces MKTSHRLSADRGLGFTLIELMLVIAIIGILAAVTIPAYQNHLKKEKFAEVIAAGTAAKPAVETCMQQLNTSTGCDGGTHGIPADSTGNPGKYVASVSVKNGVVMVVPQAKDGLLATDTYILTPTPGAPVKWTTAASGCIATALCK; this is translated from the coding sequence ATGAAAACGTCACATCGCCTGTCTGCCGACAGGGGCCTCGGCTTCACCTTGATAGAGCTGATGCTGGTCATCGCCATCATTGGCATTCTGGCAGCGGTTACTATCCCGGCCTATCAAAACCACTTGAAGAAAGAAAAATTTGCAGAAGTGATTGCGGCAGGCACTGCAGCCAAACCAGCTGTCGAAACGTGCATGCAGCAGTTGAACACCAGCACCGGCTGCGACGGTGGCACCCATGGCATTCCCGCCGACTCCACAGGAAATCCAGGCAAGTATGTGGCTTCGGTCAGCGTCAAGAACGGCGTTGTCATGGTTGTCCCGCAGGCAAAAGACGGCCTTCTCGCGACCGACACCTACATATTGACGCCGACACCCGGCGCCCCGGTCAAATGGACGACAGCCGCGAGCGGTTGCATCGCCACGGCGCTATGTAAATAA